Proteins from a genomic interval of Blastocatellia bacterium:
- a CDS encoding LTA synthase family protein produces MEQPRNSHLDHHHQDNRAAKPTRVIHPFLFAIFPTLALFAHNTGQTFLGEILWPMVVSFVFAAALLAITQRTLRDSHRAGIVVSIFLALVFSYGHLVQAIQWRIGALTITPGYLLLVIPAIVALLAAVRARRSLEPFTRILNVTAIALVMMPLLNIVAADLRPATAQQPELTSELVDRPAFSSTGSASSSDALPDIYYIVFDRYARADTLKEFYGFDNSQFLNGLVQRGFYVASQSRANYLNTAQSLPCSLNMRHITDLSQTVGENSDDMKPLYAMLQDYTVWRFLKARGYQFIHLGSWWQPTRHNKHADRNINLYSLPEFSQILYQTTLLYPLGLKFGICDKNREQWKRVLYKFDQLANIPAMSQPKFVFAHFLLPHDPYVFDQDGRFVTPEDARSKSRRELYVNQLVFTNRKAIEAIDHILTRSARPPIIVVQADEGPFPLNRPQEEYQSPTFDWRTLTRAEWNQKMRILNAYHLPGVDSSALYPSITPVNSFRLIFNIYFQTKFELLPDESYAFVDARHIYKFFNVTKEVD; encoded by the coding sequence ATGGAACAACCGCGCAACTCACATCTAGACCATCATCACCAAGACAATCGAGCGGCGAAGCCGACCCGCGTGATTCATCCATTCTTGTTCGCCATCTTCCCGACGCTGGCCCTCTTTGCCCACAATACCGGCCAGACATTCCTTGGCGAAATCCTTTGGCCAATGGTCGTCTCGTTCGTCTTTGCCGCGGCGCTTCTGGCAATCACCCAACGAACGCTGCGAGATTCTCACCGAGCGGGCATTGTTGTCTCTATCTTCCTCGCTCTTGTGTTTAGCTACGGGCATCTGGTGCAAGCCATTCAATGGCGGATCGGCGCTCTGACGATCACGCCGGGCTATCTTTTGTTGGTCATTCCGGCTATCGTGGCGCTACTGGCCGCGGTGCGCGCGCGCCGATCGCTTGAGCCTTTCACCCGTATCCTCAACGTGACGGCCATCGCGCTCGTGATGATGCCGCTGCTGAACATCGTTGCCGCCGACTTGCGCCCCGCCACGGCGCAGCAGCCAGAGCTCACCAGCGAACTTGTTGATCGGCCCGCGTTCTCCTCAACCGGCTCCGCCTCAAGCTCGGACGCTCTCCCCGACATCTACTACATCGTCTTCGACCGCTACGCGCGCGCCGACACGCTCAAAGAGTTTTATGGATTCGACAATAGCCAATTCCTAAACGGCCTGGTGCAACGGGGTTTTTATGTCGCCAGCCAAAGCCGCGCCAATTACCTGAACACAGCGCAATCACTTCCCTGCTCGCTCAACATGAGGCACATCACCGACCTGAGCCAAACCGTCGGAGAAAACTCTGACGATATGAAGCCGCTCTACGCCATGTTGCAGGATTACACCGTGTGGCGCTTCCTCAAGGCGCGAGGCTACCAGTTCATTCACCTGGGAAGCTGGTGGCAACCGACGCGCCACAATAAGCACGCCGACCGCAACATCAACCTCTACAGCCTACCGGAATTTTCCCAGATTCTCTATCAAACTACCCTGCTCTATCCGCTCGGATTGAAATTCGGCATCTGCGATAAGAACCGCGAACAATGGAAGCGCGTCCTTTACAAGTTTGACCAACTTGCCAACATCCCGGCGATGTCGCAACCGAAATTTGTGTTTGCCCATTTTCTGCTACCCCACGATCCGTACGTGTTCGACCAGGACGGCCGCTTCGTCACACCGGAGGATGCGCGCAGCAAAAGTCGCCGGGAGCTCTATGTCAACCAATTGGTCTTCACCAATCGCAAAGCGATCGAGGCAATTGATCACATCCTGACACGTTCAGCCAGGCCGCCGATCATTGTTGTACAAGCCGACGAGGGACCATTTCCATTGAACCGGCCACAAGAAGAGTACCAATCCCCGACATTCGACTGGCGGACGCTCACACGCGCTGAGTGGAACCAGAAAATGCGCATTCTGAACGCCTACCATTTGCCCGGTGTTGACTCATCCGCATTGTATCCATCCATTACACCGGTTAACTCATTTCGGCTCATCTTCAACATCTATTTCCAGACGAAGTTCGAGCTGCTGCCTGATGAGAGCTATGCGTTTGTGGACGCGCGGCACATCTACAAGTTCTTCAACGTCACCAAAGAAGTTGACTGA